TCAAGTCCTCAGTGCACTTTGTttctagtagatgcttaataagtttttgctgaataaaataaataaattaatgaaacaaaacatTGTAATTTTGTGCTTAGTCTTTGATTTCTAAAGAAAGCCattaatttaaaagcattttaattgttatagaaattcataaaaaattaaagcatCCTGATAGAGTAGGAATGTAGAAGAATCTGTtaaatgcttgttttttcttttagatttgtaATTGTTCTTAAATTAAGAACTCCCTTTTCCATAAAGTGTCTGAATGCTGTTGATATCATCATCTGACAGAAATAAGTCTTCTGAGTTGAAAATGCGATAGGTAGGGTACATCACAGCTTTAGGGTCAGAAGAATGAGCTAGCCCCAAAGAATGGCCAAATTCATGAGTAGCAGTAAATAAAAAGTTAACTCCTAATTGGCTGCCATCACTCCACTGTTCATCATTATCAAAGTGAGCATCTCCTCCTAATCCTATCCCTGGTGCAAATGCATGAGCTAGGATTCCTCCTGGTCCATCAAATGGATTGAAGTCTCCATGAGCTCCTCTGGTGAAACTAGTCATAATATCTGCATctcctattaacactctcttgaAGATTAATGGTGAAACTTCACTCCATTGGGCAAAAGCCTTCTCTACTAACTGATCCACTTT
The window above is part of the Gracilinanus agilis isolate LMUSP501 chromosome 4, AgileGrace, whole genome shotgun sequence genome. Proteins encoded here:
- the LOC123247659 gene encoding matrilysin-like; translation: MLYSALCIVSLWTCILAFPLPPEIEKIDYQQWKIAEEYLNKYYAYFPEPYESNMEDKIKKLQKFFGLSETGVLNPETMEIIQKPRCGVPGVENFQLYPNTPKWPSNVVTYRILSYTLDMPKYKVDQLVEKAFAQWSEVSPLIFKRVLIGDADIMTSFTRGAHGDFNPFDGPGGILAHAFAPGIGLGGDAHFDNDEQWSDGSQLGVNFLFTATHEFGHSLGLAHSSDPKAVMYPTYRIFNSEDLFLSDDDINSIQTLYGKGSS